In Brienomyrus brachyistius isolate T26 chromosome 11, BBRACH_0.4, whole genome shotgun sequence, the DNA window TGTAAGCTATAAATTATCCATTAGTTAAGGAaacattttaaattatatttttgctTAGCATTTCCGTGAGTAAGGATAGTTTGAGATTACAGATGCTCATCAATGCTCTAAGCACGGCCACAGGAGTCCCTAATGATTTTAGTATTTACAAATCACGATCCATACAAACAAAATAATTCAGGTGTAAGTCAGATGAATGTTATCCATATTTAAGCTAAGCTGAAACAGTGTTTGAAAATGTCACTTTCAGTCTGGAGTTGAATGAAGTGTGTTGGGACAGCAGTTGGCAATGTCCATTGGCAGGTTTTATGATAAAGTATTGGACACTGGCATTGACTGGATGTTATTGATTGTAAATAtggaagagggagagaaaatCAAGGAATATCGTAAAGAGCCAGCATAAAATTTAAGCAGGGCACAAGTGCTTTATATTCAAAGGTAGAATATCCCTGTttccttatacattttttttaaacagaaaatgaaaaggaaAAGTCAAATACGTGTCAGAGGGCTGTAAAAGAGGTGGAGAGGGAGGAAGCATTTACAGCTGGTAACCAAGGTAACCGTGACATAAAATGAGAAGTAAATGTATCGATATGCCCCATCACATGGCACTTCTGAAATGCCAGACTGTCAGGACACCTAATGATATTATAGAAAGCCTGATTATTGAATTATGttgtgtaaaatatttttttgactTGAGTTTTTCCTGACCCTTCTTGATTCCTAAGACTAAGTGGCAAAAAGACACATAAACTTGTATTAAGAACAGTTTTCCAACCCAATATGCtcaaattatattttatttaccgTCGATTGAGATAACTAATAGGTTATTACAGACATATGTAGCTGGAATGATTTTGTTGTCTCCCAACCTGGCTGGTAGGCCTGACAGGCTGTAGTCAAACATTGTGCCTAAAAATGCATCTGTCAGCCAGTCTCTGCACACCCAATAAAGAACAAATAAAGACAACCACATTGTGCCTAAAAATGCACTAATTCAGTAGCACTTACAGCAGTGACTTAATTCCCCTCCGCTGTTGCTCACGCAGAAGCCATTACTAGAGCATCTTGCCTTTTAGTTGGCAACTCTTGGAAAAAGGAGACTTAAAAAGATTCTGTGATGGCTGAATTCCATCTTGATCACACGATTCCCCAGCGTATAACAACCTCCTGGGAAGGAGAAGCAGTGCAGCAAACTTCCGTTTAAAGGCGAACAGATGGAATTTCGTAGGAAGTCTCAGCAAATGCGACTGCTTTAGTGAAGTGGGGATTCATTTATAGCCAGGATGTTCATTTGCAgcttttgttgtttttattaattatgtGTCCTTCCAAAATGCTGGAGTATATTCGTTAGGAAATGTATTTATAGTCCCTTGTACATGATATAAAAAGGATATATAAAATTTGCTTTTCTTCATAAATAGTCACCTGGTGCACTGTGAGACGATGGTCTTATTTCAAGTGTCAGGAGATGTGGATTGATTTCCAATGCAGAGTGTTACTGATGCCGTAGTATTTTGATCAGCTGCTTCTTAAAGCGGCTCTTGCTCTGCATTCTGCCGCTGGTGAGCTGACTTACACTCCCGGCACGCTTCTTGTCTTGTCTTACCTTCTCGGGGGGCTCTGTAATCAGGCTGATTAATGGGAGGCCGTGCTGAGCGCCGCGTGATGCGTCTCGCAGTCGGCGGGCGCTTGCAAAGTCGCAGTCGCCGAGGCCTGACTGAAGGAGTCAGGAAGACCACAGCAGGCCGGGCCGGCCTCATCCACAGTGCGCCGCATGTCTTGCCAGTATGGATAGTCCGTTTGCTCAGCACTAGCATGCACAGAGTGAAAATGCAGTTCCTTGGGTTTCAAACAAGACCCTGGGGGTAAAACCTCTGACCCATATtttgtagaaattgaagagctCGTGTTGGTTTGCGCTTTCCCTGCTCACTCTGTccctctttctctttctctgtctctcagtGGGTGGCGTTTGCGTCGCTGTTCTTCATCCTGGTGTCCATCACCACGTTCTGCCTGGAGACGCACGAGGCCTTCAACCCCATCACCAATCGCACGGAATGGGTGAAGGTGGACAACATCACGACGGAGCACGTGTATCAGGAGACCGAGACTGTGGTCTACCTCACCTACATCGAGGGCGTGTGCGTAGTGTGGTTCACGTTTGAGTTCCTCATCCGCGTCACCTTCTGTCCGGACAAGCTGGAGTTTGTCCGGAACACCCTCAATATTATCGACTTTGTGGCGATTCTGCCTTTCTACCTAGAGGTGGGGCTGAGTGGTCTGTCTTCCAAAGCGGCCAAGGATGTATTGGGCTTCCTGAGGGTGGTCCGCTTCGTGCGGATCCTGCGAATCTTCAAGCTGACCCGCCATTTCGTGGGGCTTCGGGTCCTGGGCCACACACTGCGGGCCAGTACCAATGAGTTCCTGCTGCTCATCATCTTCCTGGCTCTAGGAGTGCTGATCTTTGCCACCATGATCTACTACGCTGAGCGCATTGGCGCCAAGCCCAACGACCCGAGGGCCAGTGAACATACACACTTCAAGAACATTCCAATTGGGTTTTGGTGGGCCGTGGTGACCATGACCACCCTGGGGTATGGTGATATGTACCCCCAGACGTGGTCTGGCATGCTGGTGGGGGCGCTGTGTGCTCTAGCTGGCGTGTTGACCATCGCCATGCCTGTTCCCGTCATCGTCAACAACTTCGGAATGTACTACTCCTTGGCAATGGCTAAACAGAAGTTACCAAAGAAAAAGAACAAGCATATTCCTAGAGCACCACAGCTTGGCTCGCCTAACTTCTGTAAGTCAGGTGTAAATTCACCCCATCACAGCACACAGAGTGACACCTGTCCCCTGGCACAAGAAGAGATTATAGAAAGGAACAGAGCAGGTAGGAACCTTCTCGGAGACATGACCGTTTGATCAAAATACAGGAGTATAGAAAGACATCCCACCCTCCATTGTTCTCCCTTAATTTCCAACTTACTGCTAGTGTCAACATCACAGATCTTACACTCGCCCTCCCTTAACTCAGTTGCAAAGAAGGTTCCCTTCTAACATGCCATTATATTCCAAAGACAACCTTCACAAAAATTCCATCACTCTTTAACGTCAGTTTTTTCTCACTTGGTCTCTAAACTCCTACCTGTACTTAAGCCTCGTGTATCATTCATCCTACCACTTTCACACACTCTCCCAGCCTTCTCCTCGTTTTTGTCCATAACTCCTACATCTAGCCCTGAACCTCCTCTTTTCACTCCTAATGTTCCTAACTCCTTCACCATTTGACTTCTTCTCAGTGCTTAATGGATAAATGCAGCAGCACAATCATTCATTAGCTGCTAAAATCACTCTCAGTTCTGTCAGCTCTATTTAATTGCAAtttcccaccaccacctcagtcAAGAATTGGTCATTCTACTCTTATGCCCTTGTAGATATTACTGCCATTTCtgttgcagttttattttttgtttgggtCTGCTGGGTTGTGAGAAACACTCATCAATGGTTTGAGAAGAATGAAGAATTGGAGACTGTGTTAAAGGAAATGGATTTTTTTGTACTGCAGGTTGAAATTCCTTAGCATGTTCTGAGACAGGACAACAAATCAGGGCCACAACAAACATACAGCAGTTGTCAGGCAAGTGTTTGTCTGGATGCCTTAATAGGGTCTGAAGCATCAGTGCTTATTTTGATCAACAAAGCACAGGTAATGCTGGCTGATTTCAGCAGAGAGTGCAAACACAACCATATCATACAGATTTAATTGCGGTTTTCCTGTCTTATGATGTTTGGGGGGGATAGGAGATGGGTGACTCATAAGATGGGATGTAGGGGGCTAACATACCAATGCGTGCAGACAGGGAAtgaggatctggggggggggggggtcaaatgaAATCTCTATGATTCATTATTCTTTATTTGTTATTTGCACAAGTAAGTACTGGTGCAGTGTCCATTTTTTCACGTACCCCATCTTGTTCTTCTTATGGTGCTTTTACACTGGCATGCAGGAACCGAGGCACAGCCAAAGCGTACCGCGAAGAGAGATGCGGTTCCAGCTCGTTTCGGTTTTCTATCGCAAATGGGTCGGCTCAGTAAATGCGTTGCCGGGTTTGGAGAGTGACGTTGACGTAAAACTGTTCACATgttgtacatcatgatttactaagCGCTAGTTCCCGCTTGAATTGTCTGAGATTCTCTGTCATATTAGCATGAAGGGCTAGTGGGATTAGCATTTGTGTGCCTAAATTTATATTGCTAATCCattcagttcagctttctatAGTACTTTTTTAAGTAGGTGGTTGGAAATTCTCGTGTTCCAGGTTATCGGGAGTGCATCAATATATCATGATGTGTGATAccactaataatgaataatatacaaaatatgtcctttttttcccccttcagataatccatgcttATTGATGCAGAACAGCGGTATCTCTGTGCATTTCacgaccaatcagatggtggtgatgcaACCAGCTCGGTTTAGTCACGCTTTCAGCCCCGCTAGTAAGAGGCGCCATGTCAGCACGGGTACGGCTCGCATGATTTACAGTGGAAAACCATCTCTTCATGGTACGGCTTGGTTCATGGTGGCAGCAGAAGAGTGCCAATGCACACACATATTTACAATTAATAGCGAGGGTGGGGTCAGGCCATTTATTcagcacccctggagcattTAACCGTAAATGAATATCATTCAAATGGGATTATCAGTCTATAGCGTGGTTTCCTTGTATTTTTCTACAGACTGAAAATTATGATTGGAAGGCGGTACAAAAATCCCTCTCTTTTAATGTAAATATTAAAAGTCTGAGATGCTGCTTTTTAACAAGTCAGTTTAAAGAAACAATCAAGATTTTATTACTATATTAGACTGCGAAATTTGAACACTTACTGCTAAATGTCAAGGCTAATAAATTTTATTCCCACTAAATGTGCAGTAAATATCGAAGCAGAATCGCGGCACGGTCACCTCGCTCTCTTGAAAACCGGCTTGCAGGGGTTGTGCTCAAGGTGTAGAGACGAATTTTTTTTGCCATATGCAGGTCATCACCTGTTGATTTTACAAATTCTCGTGTGAAATTCTCCTTTAAGAAGCAGTGACTGAGGAAAACGAAAGTGTCTCAGTGGTGACGGCGGGACGCCGTGCTGCTGGCAGCAGGAACCGTGACGCGTCCAGCAGGGAGGGCGTGTGTAATGCTGGTGAGGCAATGCGGTCGCTCCCTTTCGGTGTTCGAGAGGCCGAGCTGTGCTCCGCCTCATCGGTTTCGCACGCAGGAACTAGCCAGGCTGTGAAAGCTCAGACTCCATGGCCAGACCATCACAGACCACAGCTGAGACGGACAGTAAATCCTAAAGGAAAGCCACAAACCAACTCTGTTCCATTAGGCTACCTTTCTGTGCTACTCCTTTCTGTGCTACTGACTCCAGCCGCTTTGTGGTTGCGACATGGTCACGCAGCTGTCTGCCCTTCTGCTCCCTGGATACTGCTCCATTATCATTGTGTctgaagcacagacaagacTAATAGGGTTGATCTCAGGACTGTAAGTGTGTTGCTCGGAGTGCTAGACTGTGAGCTTCTGTGACTTATTCTTCACCACTGCAAAAGATTCAGGGTAGATGTAGTGTGTACCTGCTACTGTGATGCGAGCCAGCCTGCCTGGCGAGAGGCCAAGGAGCCGAGGCAGCTGGGTTAGCTACTGGGACGAGGCGCGTGAAATTGTACAGACGGCAGATTCGAGACTTTGGAAACTATGCAGAAAGCCCATATGGGAGACATGCATGTATTTTGCTACAAGCTGTAGGTCTCAGATATGTGACATAACACCATGCGGCGATAAGGTATTATAACATTTCCAAAGCTCTCCATTGTGCTCTCAGTTGCAGGGTGGTAGCCAATCCCTTGTACCGGTTGCTTGTACTCAAGCAGCATCATATCACCCCAATAATAAGATTCTCTCTGTAACGCGTGAAGTTGGTCCACCTAGGAGGAGCTCCACGCATGAAATCTTCTGCTGATAAGACCGTGTAAGATTAAAATGCTATCTTTATTATCCACAAACAGATCACTTAACTAGTACAGCATAGCCTgtacagaataaattgtatggatagacagatggatggatggatggatggcacaaTATAAAATTCATTAAAAAGTAGTTACCTACAGAAACATTAAGAATGTAAAGGAATTGAAATGTCAGATTCtgtaaattttaaaaatgtttttttttcatgatttaaATGTCAGAAGCTACATGTAACTACTGTTCTCTTGTAGGTATGCGATGCAAGGACACTTATTTTGCATATTTAAGATTTGTTGGAACAACAGACATAATCATAAATTTGAGGTTCTGTAATCTTAATGTAGCCGAATCAATTCAGCATCAACCctaacccacacaaacacacacatgcataaacaGAGTTTTGGAGCCCACCTAGTGCATTTATCTTGACAGCACCTTATGCTTCTGCTGAAAGTCTAAAACTAACAGTGTGATTCTCTGAGGCAGTAAGCAATCTGCAATTGTTCTGTATGATTTACAGTTTGGATTCTGGGTGTTTAAAATGGCTCAGTCCCATATGTTGAGAAATGGCTCCCTGGGTAGGCTGGATTAGCTCCATTCAATCAAAATAGCTAATTCATTTCAAAATGCAGGACAGTCCAGCCACCCAGTTACTATGGCAAATCAGTTACTGAATAGAAGAATATAAAACTCTTTAATTAAGCAAAAATTCCAGTGCTGGGGAAACAAATTTACAAGTCTTAGGGTAAGCAATAGTGAAGGCTGCAACCTAAAATGATATAATTACTTTCATTAATTCCCTCTGTCTATGAGGGAAGCTTACTGGCTTCAGAGAAAGGACACTGTTACTCAGATGAAAGAACCCGAACATTTATACCTGAGGTTGGCAAATTCAGGTCTCCTCATATTGCAGGCTATTTTCAGTTTGTTCCCAGTGAACCCCATTTAATTTAGCGTGATTGAGCTGTTGAACCCTGTAAGTCCCTGATTTTGTCAACTGTGTTAAGTGCGAAACGAGTGCTGCTAAAGGAGTGCCTGTAAATGTGATGAATGAAAGTATAGAAGCAGCACTCTGCATAAATTCCCAGTGCTGGCCTGCTTGAAAGCTATGGAGCTCacgaaaattattattattgcctgAATGTGAAGTGCGATACAATATATCTTTGCAGATATTTTAAACCTGCGTGGTGATTATAGCGTAATGGGATTACAACGCTCAGGAAGTCAGATTTGTGAGGGAGAGTTTAAATTGGGGAAGGGCATGTGGAATATTTTGCGAGTCTTTAGCTTTCCAGATGTATTTAACTAAAATGGACTTATTTTCGgcctggtgactcagtgggtagcgCTGTGGCTTCACACCTCCACGGTTGCATATTTGTTCCCTACCTGGCTCCTTGCATGCTCTTCCTGTGTTCATATACATTTCCTCCCACGGCCGAAAGACATATTTAGGCAGATTTATGTCGCTGGGTTATTGGATGCGTGAGTACTCTGTGATGGGCTGTCATCCCGCCCAGAGTGTCCCTCACTCGTGCTCCTTGCTTTCTACTCACTGTGACCCTGCATTAGAAAATTATTTATGGAAAATGGGTGAATGGATACATTAAATTTCCACAGGAAAGAAAAGCTTGTCTTTGTTACTATTATCTTCTGAGTTATATTTTAGACAGAAGCAATCAATTTACTTTTTTGATATTGAATAGAAATATATAAcagattttttatatttaaattgataAGGATGGGGTTTAATTATTTGTTATATTTTAGTAAAAGTGGTTTTGGGACACACAAATACGTTAAAAATATTAGTATCTGTTTTACTCCCTTGATAAATGGTAATAGAGTTATAATGTTTGTCCAATCAAACATTTCTAGAGAGATTTTGCAGTGATTTATGCTCTAAGTTTATATATTGAAACTTTTATCACGTGGTTGTAAAATTTACTAAGAAAGATTTTGTGGAATTTTAAATTAGCATgaatttcgggggggggggggataacatTTTGGTCAGTTCTGAGGGAACATGTATGAATAATCGGAGGCTGTGCTTTTGAAAAAGAATTTGACATGCGATACAAGGGATGAATCCGCTGCTGCTACGTTTCCTCATTCTGTAAAATGTGCATTTCCTCCAGGCCAGCAGGTGGTGCTCGTAATTTCTTTTTTGTTAATTTCACAAACAAATGATAAAATGCTCTCTCTGCAGAGTTTGCTTTGTCTCACATGTATCTGTGTGTTTTTAAGATCCAAAATTGAACGGGGAAGCAGCTAAGGCGGCACTGGCAAATGAAGACTGCCCTCATATAGACCAGGCCATATCCCCCGAGGACGGCCAGGTCTTTAGCCCGGGGGAGAGGAATGAACCACCCTGTTTCTTGGTGTCCACGACCGAACGACCCAGCCACACAGGAGGAAGAGTAAGGAAGGGTATGTATAAATGCAAAATACAGCAAAAACACAAATCTTCCTCTCTTACAGGACATGAACCTGAGTAGAAACAGTAAACCGCTAAAAGTCACTGTAATAATGGGTTGGAATATGTGACGATTGCTTGCTCCCGTACCCTACACATTTTAAGTGACTCCTTCCAATTATACAAGCTTACAAAACTGTGTGTCACTCTTACTCAACCCCCACAGTGCCCAGCCACAGGGTGACCATTCTGGCCCCGTCACCAGCCGcccacactcacacagtcaGCAATCTGGTTGGATGTGCTGTCACAGGGCACCCCAAGCTAGACTGTCTACCCTGCACAGCTCTGCATTCTGGTTGGATGTTCAGTCTGCTTTGACCTCCTCCACCGGGACCCCTCTGCATTGCCCTTCCTACCTCCTCTTCCCTGTCAGCCTCCTACTCATGCTGTCCCGCTCGACTTTAGGTTGAAAGACAAGCACTCACTGAGTTCTCACAGTCTGCCTCATGTCTAATTTACTCATTTGTTTACGCATTTAAACAGCCTACAAGGAAAGCAGATCATACAGTTACATTTTTACAAGCATGATCATTTTTCCGTCTCACGTCCTCAGTCTTTTTCTAATCTTTCCTTCCATCCTATGAGAGGCAATTATCCAGGTTCCAGTAGAATCCTTCTGTTTTCCTTCACGACAGATACTTATGGATTCCAGCTCTGGTCTGATCGTAACCCtcgctttttctttgttgttcgtttgtttttcttgttttccctttctgtttgtttgtttctttttccTACCATCCCCATACCCTCACTGTGCTATGCCTCACAGCCTGTCCCTCCTTGGGGCGGTCCCTGGGAGAGGGACCCCTCGGCCCCCAGGTGTACCCTCTGCTGCAGCCAGGGTGGGTGCATTGCCAGGAGGACAGCTGTGCCAGGCTTAAACATTGAAGCCCCTCCCACACCAGAGTAAGACTCCAGCCACCGGCACTGAAGCCCCTCCCACCACACAATGAAAGTCTAACTACCAGTGCCCACTCTACTATGATGCTGTACAGTCAAGAAGCCCCACCTACAATTCAGTAACACTTTAACTACCAGTGATGAAGCCCCTCCCATAGTATAATAAGACTTTGTTCACCAGCACTGAAACCCCTCCCACAATGCAGTAACACTCCGTTCACCAGCACTGAAGCCCCTCCCACAACACAGTAACACTCTGTTCACCACCATTGAAGTTCCTCCCACAATAGAGTAACATTCTGTTCACCACTGCTGAAGCCCCTCCCACACTACAGTAACATTGTCCACCTGTGCTAAAACCTCTGGCACATTGTGGTAACACTCTGTCTACCAGCACTGAAGTCCCTCCCACACTACAGTGACACTTTATCCACCAGTGCTGAAGCCCCCCCCACACTACAGTGACACTCTTCCCACCAGCACTGAAACCCCTCCCACACTACAGTGACACTCTTCCCACCAGCACTGAAACCCCTCCCACACTACAGTGACACTCTTCCCACCAGCACTGAAACCCCTCCCCCACTACAGTGACACTCTTCCCACCAGCGCTGAAGCCCCTCCCACATTATAGTCACACTCTTCCCACCAACACTGAAGCCCCTCCCACACTACAATGACACTCTATCTACCAGCACTGAAGCCCCCCCACACTACAATGACACTTTATCCACCAGCACTGAAACCCCTCCCCCACTACAGTGACACTCTTCCCACAAGCGCTGAAGCCCCCCCCACAATACAATGACACTCTTCCCACCGACACTGAAACCCCTCTCCCACTACAGTGACACTCTTCCCACAAGCGCTGAAGCCCCTCCCACACTACAATGACACTCTTTCCACCAATGATGAAGCCTCCCCCACACTACAGTGACACTTTAGCCCCAGCGCTGAAGCCCCTCCCACACTACAGTGACACACTTCTCACCAGCGCTGAAGCCCCCTCCAACACTACAGTGACACTCTTCTCACCAGCGCTGAAGCCCCTCCAACACTACAGTGACACTCATCCCACCAGCGCTGAAGCCCCTCCCACACTACAGTGACACTCATCCCACCAGCGCTGAAGCCCCTCCCACACTACAGTGACACTCTTCTCACCAGCGCTGAAGCCCCTCCCACACTGCAGTGACATTCTTCCCACCAGCGCTGAAGCCCCTCCCACACTACAGTGACATTCTTCCCACAAGCGCTGAAGCCCCTCCCACACTAGAGTGACACTTTAGCCCCCAGCACTGAAGCCGCTCCCACACTACAGTGACACTCTCTCCACCAGCGCTGCAGCCCCTCCCACACTTCAGTGACACTTTTCTCACCAGCGCTGAAGCCCCCTCCAACACTACAGTGACACTCTTCTCACCAGCGCTGAAGCCCCTCCCACACTACAGTGACACTCTTCCCACCAGCGCTGAAGCCCCTCCCACACTACAGTGACACTCTTCTCACCAGCGCTGAAGCCCCCTCCAACACTACAGTGACACTCTTCCCACCAGCGCTGAAGCCCCTCCCACACTACAGTGACACTCTTCTCACCAGCGCTGAAGCCCCTCCCACACTACAGTGACACTCTTCCCACCAGCGCTGAAGCCCCTCCCACACTACAGTGACACTCTTCCCACCAGCGCTGCAGCCCCTCCCACACTTCAGTGACACTCTTCTCACCAGCGCTGAAGCCCCCTCCCACACTACAGTGACACTCTTCTCACCAGCGCTGAAGCCCCTCCCACACTACAGTGACATTCTTCCCACAAGCGCTGAAGCCCCTCCCACACTAGAGTGACACTTTAGCCCCCAGC includes these proteins:
- the kcnc1a gene encoding potassium voltage-gated channel subfamily C member 1a isoform X3, giving the protein MGQGDENDRIVINVGGIRHQTYRSTLRTLPGTRLAWLAEPDAHSHFDYDPKVDEFFFDRHPGVFAHILNYYRTGKLHCPADVCGPLYEEELAFWGIDETDVEPCCWMTYRQHRDAEEALDSFGGGAPDMGNEEADGDGMADSADGDEELEMTRRLALGDSPDAKSGLWRRWQPRVWALFEDPYSSKYARWVAFASLFFILVSITTFCLETHEAFNPITNRTEWVKVDNITTEHVYQETETVVYLTYIEGVCVVWFTFEFLIRVTFCPDKLEFVRNTLNIIDFVAILPFYLEVGLSGLSSKAAKDVLGFLRVVRFVRILRIFKLTRHFVGLRVLGHTLRASTNEFLLLIIFLALGVLIFATMIYYAERIGAKPNDPRASEHTHFKNIPIGFWWAVVTMTTLGYGDMYPQTWSGMLVGALCALAGVLTIAMPVPVIVNNFGMYYSLAMAKQKLPKKKNKHIPRAPQLGSPNFCKSGVNSPHHSTQSDTCPLAQEEIIERNRADPKLNGEAAKAALANEDCPHIDQAISPEDGQVFSPGERNEPPCFLVSTTERPSHTGGRVRKESQRLGRRRPPSESVCVMNHGVPTTICMTNANPPPT
- the kcnc1a gene encoding potassium voltage-gated channel subfamily C member 1a isoform X4 translates to MGQGDENDRIVINVGGIRHQTYRSTLRTLPGTRLAWLAEPDAHSHFDYDPKVDEFFFDRHPGVFAHILNYYRTGKLHCPADVCGPLYEEELAFWGIDETDVEPCCWMTYRQHRDAEEALDSFGGGAPDMGNEEADGDGMADSADGDEELEMTRRLALGDSPDAKSGLWRRWQPRVWALFEDPYSSKYARWVAFASLFFILVSITTFCLETHEAFNPITNRTEWVKVDNITTEHVYQETETVVYLTYIEGVCVVWFTFEFLIRVTFCPDKLEFVRNTLNIIDFVAILPFYLEVGLSGLSSKAAKDVLGFLRVVRFVRILRIFKLTRHFVGLRVLGHTLRASTNEFLLLIIFLALGVLIFATMIYYAERIGAKPNDPRASEHTHFKNIPIGFWWAVVTMTTLGYGDMYPQTWSGMLVGALCALAGVLTIAMPVPVIVNNFGMYYSLAMAKQKLPKKKNKHIPRAPQLGSPNFCKSGVNSPHHSTQSDTCPLAQEEIIERNRADPKLNGEAAKAALANEDCPHIDQAISPEDGQVFSPGERNEPPCFLVSTTERPSHTGGRVRKDPCKEETLLITYRQAEALTVT
- the kcnc1a gene encoding potassium voltage-gated channel subfamily C member 1a isoform X1 → MGQGDENDRIVINVGGIRHQTYRSTLRTLPGTRLAWLAEPDAHSHFDYDPKVDEFFFDRHPGVFAHILNYYRTGKLHCPADVCGPLYEEELAFWGIDETDVEPCCWMTYRQHRDAEEALDSFGGGAPDMGNEEADGDGMADSADGDEELEMTRRLALGDSPDAKSGLWRRWQPRVWALFEDPYSSKYARWVAFASLFFILVSITTFCLETHEAFNPITNRTEWVKVDNITTEHVYQETETVVYLTYIEGVCVVWFTFEFLIRVTFCPDKLEFVRNTLNIIDFVAILPFYLEVGLSGLSSKAAKDVLGFLRVVRFVRILRIFKLTRHFVGLRVLGHTLRASTNEFLLLIIFLALGVLIFATMIYYAERIGAKPNDPRASEHTHFKNIPIGFWWAVVTMTTLGYGDMYPQTWSGMLVGALCALAGVLTIAMPVPVIVNNFGMYYSLAMAKQKLPKKKNKHIPRAPQLGSPNFCKSGVNSPHHSTQSDTCPLAQEEIIERNRADPKLNGEAAKAALANEDCPHIDQAISPEDGQVFSPGERNEPPCFLVSTTERPSHTGGRVRKVPSHRVTILAPSPAAHTHTVSNLVGCAVTGHPKLDCLPCTALHSGWMFSLL
- the kcnc1a gene encoding potassium voltage-gated channel subfamily C member 1a isoform X2, coding for MGQGDENDRIVINVGGIRHQTYRSTLRTLPGTRLAWLAEPDAHSHFDYDPKVDEFFFDRHPGVFAHILNYYRTGKLHCPADVCGPLYEEELAFWGIDETDVEPCCWMTYRQHRDAEEALDSFGGGAPDMGNEEADGDGMADSADGDEELEMTRRLALGDSPDAKSGLWRRWQPRVWALFEDPYSSKYARWVAFASLFFILVSITTFCLETHEAFNPITNRTEWVKVDNITTEHVYQETETVVYLTYIEGVCVVWFTFEFLIRVTFCPDKLEFVRNTLNIIDFVAILPFYLEVGLSGLSSKAAKDVLGFLRVVRFVRILRIFKLTRHFVGLRVLGHTLRASTNEFLLLIIFLALGVLIFATMIYYAERIGAKPNDPRASEHTHFKNIPIGFWWAVVTMTTLGYGDMYPQTWSGMLVGALCALAGVLTIAMPVPVIVNNFGMYYSLAMAKQKLPKKKNKHIPRAPQLGSPNFCKSGVNSPHHSTQSDTCPLAQEEIIERNRADPKLNGEAAKAALANEDCPHIDQAISPEDGQVFSPGERNEPPCFLVSTTERPSHTGGRVRKACPSLGRSLGEGPLGPQVYPLLQPGWVHCQEDSCARLKH